A genomic region of Arvicola amphibius chromosome X, mArvAmp1.2, whole genome shotgun sequence contains the following coding sequences:
- the Nlgn3 gene encoding neuroligin-3 isoform X1 produces MWLQLGLPSLSLSPTPTVGRSLCLTLWFLSLVLRASTQAPAPTVNTHFGKLRGARVPLPSEILGPVDQYLGVPYAAPPIGEKRFLPPEPPPSWSGIRNATHFPPVCPQNIHTAVPEVMLPVWFTANLDIVATYIQEPNEDCLYLNVYVPTEDVKRISKECARKPNKKICRKGGSGAKKQGEDLADNDGDEDEDIRDSGAKPVMVYIHGGSYMEGTGNMIDGSVLASYGNVIVITLNYRVGVLGFLSTGDQAAKGNYGLLDQIQALRWVSENIAFFGGDPRRITVFGSGIGASCVSLLTLSHHSEGLFQRAIIQSGSALSSWAVNYQPVKYTSLLADKVGCNVLDTVDMVDCLRQKSAKELVEQDIQPARYHVAFGPVIDGDVIPDDPEILMEQGEFLNYDIMLGVNQGEGLKFVEGVVDPEDGVSGTDFDYSVSNFVDNLYGYPEGKDTLRETIKFMYTDWADRDNPETRRKTLVALFTDHQWVEPSVVTADLHARYGSPTYFYAFYHHCQSLMKPAWSDAAHGDEVPYVFGVPMVGPTDLFPCNFSKNDVMLSAVVMTYWTNFAKTGDPNKPVPQDTKFIHTKANRFEEVAWSKYNPRDQLYLHIGLKPRVRDHYRATKVAFWKHLVPHLYNLHDMFHYTSTTTKVPPPDTTHSSHITRRPNGKTWSTKRPAISPAYSNENAPGSWNGDQDAGPLLVENPRDYSTELSVTIAVGASLLFLNVLAFAALYYRKDKRRQEPLRQPSPQRGTGAPELGTAPEEELAALQLGPTHHECEAGPPHDTLRLTALPDYTLTLRRSPDDIPLMTPNTITMIPNSLVGLQTLHPYNTFAAGFNSTGLPHSHSTTRV; encoded by the exons ATGTGGCTGCAGCTTGGCCTGCCCTCGCTGTCCCTGAGCCCCACGCCCACAGTTGGCCGGAGTCTGTGTCTCACGCTGTGGTTCCTCAGTTTGGTGCTGAGGGCCAGTACACAGGCTCCAGCACCCACAGTCAATACTCACTTTGGGAAGCTAAGGGGTGCCAGAGTACCATTGCCCAGTGAGATCCTGGGTCCTGTGGACCAGTACCTGGGGGTACCCTACGCAGCTCCCCCCATCGGCGAGAAACGCTTCCTGCCCCCTGAACCACCCCCATCCTGGTCAGGCATCCGGAACGCCACACACTTTCCCCCAGTGTGTCCCCAGAACATCCACACAGCTGTGCCCGAAGTTATGCTGCCAGTCTGGTTCACTGCCAACTTGGATATCGTCGCTACTTACATCCAGGAGCCCAATGAAGACTGCCTCTACTTGAATGTCTATGTGCCCACGGAAGATG taAAGCGGATTTCCAAGGAATGCGCCCGAAAGCCCAACAAGAAAATTTGTAGGAAAGGAG GATCCGGCGCTAAGAAACAGGGCGAGGACTTAGCGGATAATGACGGGGATGAAGATGAAG ACATCCGCGACAGTGGTGCTAAGCCTGTCATGGTCTACATCCACGGAGGTTCTTACATGGAAGGGACAGGCAACATGATTGATGGCAGTGTTCTCGCAAGTTATGGCAACGTCATCGTCATCACCCTCAACTATCGAGTTGGGGTGCTAG GTTTCCTGAGCACCGGGGATCAGGCTGCCAAGGGCAACTATGGGCTCCTTGACCAAATCCAGGCCCTCCGCTGGGTGAGTGAGAATATTGCCTTCTTTGGAGGAGATCCCCGTCGAATCACGGTCTTTGGCTCGGGCATCGGTGCATCCTGTGTCAGCCTCCTCACACTGTCTCATCATTCTGAGG GGCTTTTCCAGAGGGCCATCATCCAAAGTGGCTCTGCTCTATCTAGCTGGGCTGTGAACTACCAACCAGTGAAGTACACCAGTTTGCTGGCAGACAAAGTGGGCTGTAATGTGCTGGACACCGTGGATATGGTGGATTGTCTTCGACAAAAGAGCGCCAAGGAGCTGGTAGAACAGGACATTCAGCCAGCCCGCTACCATGTGGCTTTTGGCCCTGTGATTGATGGTGATGTCATTCCTGATGACCCTGAGATCCTTATGGAACAGGGAGAGTTCCTCAACTATGATATCATGCTAGGTGTCAACCAGGGTGAGGGTCTCAAGTTTGTAGAAGGGGTGGTAGACCCTGAGGATGGTGTCTCTGGCACTGACTTTGACTACTCTGTCTCCAATTTTGTGGACAATCTGTATGGCTACCCTGAGGGTAAGGACACCTTGCGGGAGACCATCAAGTTTATGTACACAGACTGGGCAGATCGTGACAACCCTGAGACCCGCCGTAAAACCCTGGTGGCGCTCTTCACTGACCACCAGTGGGTGGAACCTTCAGTGGTGACGGCTGATCTGCATGCCCGATATGGCTCACCTACCTACTTTTACGCCTTCTACCATCACTGCCAGAGCCTCATGAAGCCCGCGTGGTCAGATGCAGCTCATGGGGATGAAGTGCCCTATGTTTTTGGTGTCCCTATGGTAGGTCCCACTGACCTTTTCCCCTGCAACTTCTCCAAGAATGATGTTATGCTCAGCGCTGTTGTTATGACCTATTGGACCAACTTTGCCAAGACGGG GGATCCCAACAAGCCGGTACCCCAGGATACCAAGTTCATTCACACCAAGGCCAACCGCTTTGAGGAAGTGGCCTGGTCCAAATACAATCCCCGGGACCAGCTCTACCTTCACATCGGGCTGAAACCAAGGGTTCGTGATCATTACCGAGCCACCAAGGTAGCCTTTTGGAAACACCTGGTGCCCCACCTGTACAACCTGCATGACATGTTCCACTATACATCCACGACCACCAAAGTGCCGCCCCCGGACACCACCCACAGCTCCCACATCACTCGCAGGCCCAATGGCAAGACCTGGAGCACCAAGCGGCCAGCCATCTCACCCGCCTACAGCAATGAGAATGCCCCTGGGTCCTGGAATGGGGACCAGGATGCAGGGCCACTCCTGGTCGAAAACCCTCGAGACTACTCCACTGAACTAAGTGTCACCATTGCCGTGGGGGCCTCCCTCCTGTTTCTCAATGTGTTGGCCTTTGCTGCCCTTTATTACCGTAAGGACAAAAGGCGCCAGGAGCCCCTGAGGCAGCCTAGTCCCCAGAGGGGAACTGGTGCCCCTGAATTGGGAACTGCTCCAGAGGAGGAGCTGGCAGCATTACAGTTGGGGCCCACTCACCACGAATGTGAGGCTGGCCCACCCCACGACACACTGCGCCTCACAGCATTGCCCGACTATACCCTGACCCTGCGGCGGTCCCCTGATGACATCCCACTCATGACCCCCAACACCATTACTATGATTCCCAATTCCCTGGTTGGGCTGCAGACCTTGCACCCCTATAACACCTTTGCCGCGGGGTTCAACAGTACCGGGCTGCCCCATTCACACTCCACTACCCGTGTATAG
- the Nlgn3 gene encoding neuroligin-3 isoform X3 — MWLQLGLPSLSLSPTPTVGRSLCLTLWFLSLVLRASTQAPAPTVNTHFGKLRGARVPLPSEILGPVDQYLGVPYAAPPIGEKRFLPPEPPPSWSGIRNATHFPPVCPQNIHTAVPEVMLPVWFTANLDIVATYIQEPNEDCLYLNVYVPTEDDIRDSGAKPVMVYIHGGSYMEGTGNMIDGSVLASYGNVIVITLNYRVGVLGFLSTGDQAAKGNYGLLDQIQALRWVSENIAFFGGDPRRITVFGSGIGASCVSLLTLSHHSEGLFQRAIIQSGSALSSWAVNYQPVKYTSLLADKVGCNVLDTVDMVDCLRQKSAKELVEQDIQPARYHVAFGPVIDGDVIPDDPEILMEQGEFLNYDIMLGVNQGEGLKFVEGVVDPEDGVSGTDFDYSVSNFVDNLYGYPEGKDTLRETIKFMYTDWADRDNPETRRKTLVALFTDHQWVEPSVVTADLHARYGSPTYFYAFYHHCQSLMKPAWSDAAHGDEVPYVFGVPMVGPTDLFPCNFSKNDVMLSAVVMTYWTNFAKTGDPNKPVPQDTKFIHTKANRFEEVAWSKYNPRDQLYLHIGLKPRVRDHYRATKVAFWKHLVPHLYNLHDMFHYTSTTTKVPPPDTTHSSHITRRPNGKTWSTKRPAISPAYSNENAPGSWNGDQDAGPLLVENPRDYSTELSVTIAVGASLLFLNVLAFAALYYRKDKRRQEPLRQPSPQRGTGAPELGTAPEEELAALQLGPTHHECEAGPPHDTLRLTALPDYTLTLRRSPDDIPLMTPNTITMIPNSLVGLQTLHPYNTFAAGFNSTGLPHSHSTTRV, encoded by the exons ATGTGGCTGCAGCTTGGCCTGCCCTCGCTGTCCCTGAGCCCCACGCCCACAGTTGGCCGGAGTCTGTGTCTCACGCTGTGGTTCCTCAGTTTGGTGCTGAGGGCCAGTACACAGGCTCCAGCACCCACAGTCAATACTCACTTTGGGAAGCTAAGGGGTGCCAGAGTACCATTGCCCAGTGAGATCCTGGGTCCTGTGGACCAGTACCTGGGGGTACCCTACGCAGCTCCCCCCATCGGCGAGAAACGCTTCCTGCCCCCTGAACCACCCCCATCCTGGTCAGGCATCCGGAACGCCACACACTTTCCCCCAGTGTGTCCCCAGAACATCCACACAGCTGTGCCCGAAGTTATGCTGCCAGTCTGGTTCACTGCCAACTTGGATATCGTCGCTACTTACATCCAGGAGCCCAATGAAGACTGCCTCTACTTGAATGTCTATGTGCCCACGGAAGATG ACATCCGCGACAGTGGTGCTAAGCCTGTCATGGTCTACATCCACGGAGGTTCTTACATGGAAGGGACAGGCAACATGATTGATGGCAGTGTTCTCGCAAGTTATGGCAACGTCATCGTCATCACCCTCAACTATCGAGTTGGGGTGCTAG GTTTCCTGAGCACCGGGGATCAGGCTGCCAAGGGCAACTATGGGCTCCTTGACCAAATCCAGGCCCTCCGCTGGGTGAGTGAGAATATTGCCTTCTTTGGAGGAGATCCCCGTCGAATCACGGTCTTTGGCTCGGGCATCGGTGCATCCTGTGTCAGCCTCCTCACACTGTCTCATCATTCTGAGG GGCTTTTCCAGAGGGCCATCATCCAAAGTGGCTCTGCTCTATCTAGCTGGGCTGTGAACTACCAACCAGTGAAGTACACCAGTTTGCTGGCAGACAAAGTGGGCTGTAATGTGCTGGACACCGTGGATATGGTGGATTGTCTTCGACAAAAGAGCGCCAAGGAGCTGGTAGAACAGGACATTCAGCCAGCCCGCTACCATGTGGCTTTTGGCCCTGTGATTGATGGTGATGTCATTCCTGATGACCCTGAGATCCTTATGGAACAGGGAGAGTTCCTCAACTATGATATCATGCTAGGTGTCAACCAGGGTGAGGGTCTCAAGTTTGTAGAAGGGGTGGTAGACCCTGAGGATGGTGTCTCTGGCACTGACTTTGACTACTCTGTCTCCAATTTTGTGGACAATCTGTATGGCTACCCTGAGGGTAAGGACACCTTGCGGGAGACCATCAAGTTTATGTACACAGACTGGGCAGATCGTGACAACCCTGAGACCCGCCGTAAAACCCTGGTGGCGCTCTTCACTGACCACCAGTGGGTGGAACCTTCAGTGGTGACGGCTGATCTGCATGCCCGATATGGCTCACCTACCTACTTTTACGCCTTCTACCATCACTGCCAGAGCCTCATGAAGCCCGCGTGGTCAGATGCAGCTCATGGGGATGAAGTGCCCTATGTTTTTGGTGTCCCTATGGTAGGTCCCACTGACCTTTTCCCCTGCAACTTCTCCAAGAATGATGTTATGCTCAGCGCTGTTGTTATGACCTATTGGACCAACTTTGCCAAGACGGG GGATCCCAACAAGCCGGTACCCCAGGATACCAAGTTCATTCACACCAAGGCCAACCGCTTTGAGGAAGTGGCCTGGTCCAAATACAATCCCCGGGACCAGCTCTACCTTCACATCGGGCTGAAACCAAGGGTTCGTGATCATTACCGAGCCACCAAGGTAGCCTTTTGGAAACACCTGGTGCCCCACCTGTACAACCTGCATGACATGTTCCACTATACATCCACGACCACCAAAGTGCCGCCCCCGGACACCACCCACAGCTCCCACATCACTCGCAGGCCCAATGGCAAGACCTGGAGCACCAAGCGGCCAGCCATCTCACCCGCCTACAGCAATGAGAATGCCCCTGGGTCCTGGAATGGGGACCAGGATGCAGGGCCACTCCTGGTCGAAAACCCTCGAGACTACTCCACTGAACTAAGTGTCACCATTGCCGTGGGGGCCTCCCTCCTGTTTCTCAATGTGTTGGCCTTTGCTGCCCTTTATTACCGTAAGGACAAAAGGCGCCAGGAGCCCCTGAGGCAGCCTAGTCCCCAGAGGGGAACTGGTGCCCCTGAATTGGGAACTGCTCCAGAGGAGGAGCTGGCAGCATTACAGTTGGGGCCCACTCACCACGAATGTGAGGCTGGCCCACCCCACGACACACTGCGCCTCACAGCATTGCCCGACTATACCCTGACCCTGCGGCGGTCCCCTGATGACATCCCACTCATGACCCCCAACACCATTACTATGATTCCCAATTCCCTGGTTGGGCTGCAGACCTTGCACCCCTATAACACCTTTGCCGCGGGGTTCAACAGTACCGGGCTGCCCCATTCACACTCCACTACCCGTGTATAG
- the Nlgn3 gene encoding neuroligin-3 isoform X2 gives MWLQLGLPSLSLSPTPTVGRSLCLTLWFLSLVLRASTQAPAPTVNTHFGKLRGARVPLPSEILGPVDQYLGVPYAAPPIGEKRFLPPEPPPSWSGIRNATHFPPVCPQNIHTAVPEVMLPVWFTANLDIVATYIQEPNEDCLYLNVYVPTEDGSGAKKQGEDLADNDGDEDEDIRDSGAKPVMVYIHGGSYMEGTGNMIDGSVLASYGNVIVITLNYRVGVLGFLSTGDQAAKGNYGLLDQIQALRWVSENIAFFGGDPRRITVFGSGIGASCVSLLTLSHHSEGLFQRAIIQSGSALSSWAVNYQPVKYTSLLADKVGCNVLDTVDMVDCLRQKSAKELVEQDIQPARYHVAFGPVIDGDVIPDDPEILMEQGEFLNYDIMLGVNQGEGLKFVEGVVDPEDGVSGTDFDYSVSNFVDNLYGYPEGKDTLRETIKFMYTDWADRDNPETRRKTLVALFTDHQWVEPSVVTADLHARYGSPTYFYAFYHHCQSLMKPAWSDAAHGDEVPYVFGVPMVGPTDLFPCNFSKNDVMLSAVVMTYWTNFAKTGDPNKPVPQDTKFIHTKANRFEEVAWSKYNPRDQLYLHIGLKPRVRDHYRATKVAFWKHLVPHLYNLHDMFHYTSTTTKVPPPDTTHSSHITRRPNGKTWSTKRPAISPAYSNENAPGSWNGDQDAGPLLVENPRDYSTELSVTIAVGASLLFLNVLAFAALYYRKDKRRQEPLRQPSPQRGTGAPELGTAPEEELAALQLGPTHHECEAGPPHDTLRLTALPDYTLTLRRSPDDIPLMTPNTITMIPNSLVGLQTLHPYNTFAAGFNSTGLPHSHSTTRV, from the exons ATGTGGCTGCAGCTTGGCCTGCCCTCGCTGTCCCTGAGCCCCACGCCCACAGTTGGCCGGAGTCTGTGTCTCACGCTGTGGTTCCTCAGTTTGGTGCTGAGGGCCAGTACACAGGCTCCAGCACCCACAGTCAATACTCACTTTGGGAAGCTAAGGGGTGCCAGAGTACCATTGCCCAGTGAGATCCTGGGTCCTGTGGACCAGTACCTGGGGGTACCCTACGCAGCTCCCCCCATCGGCGAGAAACGCTTCCTGCCCCCTGAACCACCCCCATCCTGGTCAGGCATCCGGAACGCCACACACTTTCCCCCAGTGTGTCCCCAGAACATCCACACAGCTGTGCCCGAAGTTATGCTGCCAGTCTGGTTCACTGCCAACTTGGATATCGTCGCTACTTACATCCAGGAGCCCAATGAAGACTGCCTCTACTTGAATGTCTATGTGCCCACGGAAGATG GATCCGGCGCTAAGAAACAGGGCGAGGACTTAGCGGATAATGACGGGGATGAAGATGAAG ACATCCGCGACAGTGGTGCTAAGCCTGTCATGGTCTACATCCACGGAGGTTCTTACATGGAAGGGACAGGCAACATGATTGATGGCAGTGTTCTCGCAAGTTATGGCAACGTCATCGTCATCACCCTCAACTATCGAGTTGGGGTGCTAG GTTTCCTGAGCACCGGGGATCAGGCTGCCAAGGGCAACTATGGGCTCCTTGACCAAATCCAGGCCCTCCGCTGGGTGAGTGAGAATATTGCCTTCTTTGGAGGAGATCCCCGTCGAATCACGGTCTTTGGCTCGGGCATCGGTGCATCCTGTGTCAGCCTCCTCACACTGTCTCATCATTCTGAGG GGCTTTTCCAGAGGGCCATCATCCAAAGTGGCTCTGCTCTATCTAGCTGGGCTGTGAACTACCAACCAGTGAAGTACACCAGTTTGCTGGCAGACAAAGTGGGCTGTAATGTGCTGGACACCGTGGATATGGTGGATTGTCTTCGACAAAAGAGCGCCAAGGAGCTGGTAGAACAGGACATTCAGCCAGCCCGCTACCATGTGGCTTTTGGCCCTGTGATTGATGGTGATGTCATTCCTGATGACCCTGAGATCCTTATGGAACAGGGAGAGTTCCTCAACTATGATATCATGCTAGGTGTCAACCAGGGTGAGGGTCTCAAGTTTGTAGAAGGGGTGGTAGACCCTGAGGATGGTGTCTCTGGCACTGACTTTGACTACTCTGTCTCCAATTTTGTGGACAATCTGTATGGCTACCCTGAGGGTAAGGACACCTTGCGGGAGACCATCAAGTTTATGTACACAGACTGGGCAGATCGTGACAACCCTGAGACCCGCCGTAAAACCCTGGTGGCGCTCTTCACTGACCACCAGTGGGTGGAACCTTCAGTGGTGACGGCTGATCTGCATGCCCGATATGGCTCACCTACCTACTTTTACGCCTTCTACCATCACTGCCAGAGCCTCATGAAGCCCGCGTGGTCAGATGCAGCTCATGGGGATGAAGTGCCCTATGTTTTTGGTGTCCCTATGGTAGGTCCCACTGACCTTTTCCCCTGCAACTTCTCCAAGAATGATGTTATGCTCAGCGCTGTTGTTATGACCTATTGGACCAACTTTGCCAAGACGGG GGATCCCAACAAGCCGGTACCCCAGGATACCAAGTTCATTCACACCAAGGCCAACCGCTTTGAGGAAGTGGCCTGGTCCAAATACAATCCCCGGGACCAGCTCTACCTTCACATCGGGCTGAAACCAAGGGTTCGTGATCATTACCGAGCCACCAAGGTAGCCTTTTGGAAACACCTGGTGCCCCACCTGTACAACCTGCATGACATGTTCCACTATACATCCACGACCACCAAAGTGCCGCCCCCGGACACCACCCACAGCTCCCACATCACTCGCAGGCCCAATGGCAAGACCTGGAGCACCAAGCGGCCAGCCATCTCACCCGCCTACAGCAATGAGAATGCCCCTGGGTCCTGGAATGGGGACCAGGATGCAGGGCCACTCCTGGTCGAAAACCCTCGAGACTACTCCACTGAACTAAGTGTCACCATTGCCGTGGGGGCCTCCCTCCTGTTTCTCAATGTGTTGGCCTTTGCTGCCCTTTATTACCGTAAGGACAAAAGGCGCCAGGAGCCCCTGAGGCAGCCTAGTCCCCAGAGGGGAACTGGTGCCCCTGAATTGGGAACTGCTCCAGAGGAGGAGCTGGCAGCATTACAGTTGGGGCCCACTCACCACGAATGTGAGGCTGGCCCACCCCACGACACACTGCGCCTCACAGCATTGCCCGACTATACCCTGACCCTGCGGCGGTCCCCTGATGACATCCCACTCATGACCCCCAACACCATTACTATGATTCCCAATTCCCTGGTTGGGCTGCAGACCTTGCACCCCTATAACACCTTTGCCGCGGGGTTCAACAGTACCGGGCTGCCCCATTCACACTCCACTACCCGTGTATAG